Proteins encoded together in one Candidatus Eisenbacteria bacterium window:
- a CDS encoding amidase, translated as MIGEDVLYLSALELGARIRSRKLSPVELTEAYLARIRRHDGALNAFATVTADLALREARDAEREISRGRHRGPLHGVPYGAKDLLATAGIPTTWGAAPTRDQRFDRDATVIRKLRDAGAVLLGKLAMVEFAGCLGYRFADASLQGPGRNPWNRDRWTGGSSSGSGAAVSAALVGFAIGTETWGSILCPSAFCGITGLRPTYGRVSRAGGMVGSWTLDKIGPMARDASDCRAVLQAIAGADPEDLTSSAEPTRLKRSRPDTGRLRGALISADFEKTPGAEREVGAAFSRAVLELREMGLRLDVATLPDMPASEITTTILFAEAISAFEPFFRDGTVRQLTDPYAPHQREVLSGLTGEDYVKASRMRAVLQERMAEFFERYDFIVTPNFLSAAPPIRENFMKTLPYPDPVGAVGNACGLPSIALPAGLGKGRMPAGFQIVGPPFSEELLLNLGEAYQTRTRHHLARPPLEA; from the coding sequence GTGATCGGCGAGGACGTCCTCTACCTCTCCGCGCTCGAGCTGGGAGCGCGGATCCGGTCGCGGAAGCTCTCCCCGGTCGAGCTGACCGAGGCCTATCTCGCTCGCATCCGCCGTCACGACGGAGCGCTGAACGCGTTCGCCACGGTGACGGCCGACCTCGCGCTCCGAGAAGCGAGGGACGCGGAGCGCGAGATCTCGCGGGGCCGTCATCGCGGCCCGCTCCATGGCGTGCCCTACGGCGCCAAGGACCTCCTCGCGACCGCGGGGATCCCGACGACCTGGGGCGCCGCTCCGACGCGCGACCAGAGGTTCGATCGCGACGCGACCGTGATCCGGAAGCTGCGCGACGCGGGCGCCGTGCTCCTCGGCAAGCTGGCCATGGTCGAGTTCGCGGGCTGTCTGGGCTATCGCTTCGCCGACGCCTCCCTTCAGGGCCCGGGCCGGAACCCATGGAACCGCGACCGCTGGACCGGCGGGTCGTCGTCCGGGTCCGGCGCCGCGGTCTCCGCGGCGCTCGTCGGCTTCGCCATCGGCACCGAGACGTGGGGTTCCATTCTCTGTCCTTCCGCTTTCTGCGGGATCACCGGGCTTCGTCCCACGTACGGGCGCGTCAGCCGCGCCGGAGGGATGGTGGGGTCGTGGACGCTCGACAAGATCGGTCCCATGGCCCGCGACGCCTCGGACTGCCGGGCCGTGCTCCAGGCGATCGCGGGCGCCGACCCCGAGGACCTGACCTCGTCCGCGGAGCCTACGCGGTTGAAGCGCTCGCGCCCCGACACGGGCCGGCTGCGAGGCGCCCTGATCTCGGCGGACTTCGAGAAGACGCCCGGGGCCGAGCGCGAGGTGGGCGCCGCGTTCTCGCGCGCCGTCCTAGAGCTGCGAGAGATGGGGCTTCGGCTGGACGTGGCCACGCTCCCCGACATGCCCGCGAGCGAGATCACGACGACGATCCTCTTCGCGGAGGCGATCTCGGCGTTCGAGCCCTTCTTCCGGGACGGCACCGTGCGGCAGCTCACCGACCCCTATGCTCCGCACCAGCGCGAGGTCCTGTCGGGGCTCACGGGTGAGGACTACGTGAAGGCGAGCCGCATGCGGGCGGTGCTGCAGGAGCGCATGGCCGAGTTCTTCGAGCGGTACGACTTCATCGTCACGCCGAACTTCCTTTCCGCGGCGCCTCCGATTCGCGAGAATTTCATGAAGACGCTGCCCTATCCCGATCCGGTGGGCGCGGTCGGGAACGCGTGCGGGCTCCCGTCGATCGCGCTCCCGGCCGGACTCGGCAAGGGGCGCATGCCGGCCGGATTCCAGATCGTGGGGCCGCCCTTCTCGGAGGAGCTCCTCCTCAATCTGGGCGAGGCCTACCAGACGCGCACCCGGCATCACCTCGCGCGCCCTCCGCTCGAGGCTTGA
- a CDS encoding FAD-dependent oxidoreductase has product MSRHVAVIGGGVVGLACAYYLLGRGHRVTVAERGAEGHDCCSLGNAGYISPSHFLPLAAPGIVGQALRWMGNPESPFYLKPRLDPDLIFWVWRFWRAARPAQAHAAGPLMRDLNLKSRDLFIELAEATGNRFELRRDGCLSLFATEEGLRREALHAARSEALGMPAPVLDAQGVAELEPEVTLRVAGGVHYVLDAHVTPERFHRTLADLVRERGGRIAYGAEVTGWRVEDGRIRAAETGAGAIGADEYVLAAGAASARLARDLGVRIPLQPGKGYSLTLESPRERPRRPLLLQDVRVAITPMGNRLRFGGTMELGAWGTEIHPPRVRGIVRSAIRHLPAFRAEDFEGVRPWAGHRPCTPDGLPYVGRLPGFENLTLATGHAMMGLSMSPVTGLLVSEILSGATPSLPVTALRPERYASRSAPSGSGTIRRPNTVPLPSGGSGGTP; this is encoded by the coding sequence ATGAGCCGCCACGTCGCCGTGATCGGGGGAGGCGTCGTCGGACTGGCGTGCGCGTACTACCTCCTCGGACGCGGCCATCGCGTGACCGTCGCGGAGCGCGGAGCCGAGGGTCACGACTGCTGCTCGCTCGGGAACGCGGGCTACATCTCGCCGAGCCACTTCCTGCCTCTCGCGGCTCCCGGGATCGTCGGGCAGGCGCTCCGCTGGATGGGAAATCCGGAGAGCCCCTTCTATCTCAAGCCGAGGCTCGATCCCGATCTCATCTTCTGGGTGTGGCGCTTCTGGCGGGCCGCGCGGCCCGCGCAGGCCCACGCGGCGGGGCCCCTCATGCGCGACCTCAATCTCAAGAGCCGCGATCTCTTCATCGAGCTGGCCGAGGCGACGGGAAACCGGTTCGAGCTCCGCCGCGACGGATGCCTTTCGCTCTTCGCGACCGAGGAGGGGCTGCGGCGCGAGGCGCTGCATGCGGCACGCTCGGAAGCGCTCGGCATGCCGGCGCCGGTGCTCGACGCGCAGGGCGTCGCGGAGCTCGAACCGGAGGTCACCCTTCGCGTCGCCGGAGGCGTGCACTACGTCCTCGACGCCCACGTCACGCCCGAACGCTTCCACCGCACGCTCGCGGATCTCGTCCGGGAGCGGGGCGGGCGCATCGCGTACGGGGCCGAGGTGACGGGATGGCGCGTGGAGGATGGCCGGATCCGCGCGGCGGAGACCGGCGCGGGAGCGATCGGCGCCGACGAGTACGTGCTCGCGGCGGGAGCCGCTTCGGCGCGGCTCGCCCGAGATCTCGGCGTGCGGATTCCGCTCCAGCCGGGAAAGGGGTACAGCCTCACGCTCGAGTCTCCGCGGGAGCGTCCGAGAAGGCCGCTCCTTCTCCAGGACGTGCGCGTCGCGATCACGCCCATGGGGAACCGGCTGCGCTTCGGAGGGACCATGGAGCTGGGCGCCTGGGGGACGGAGATCCATCCTCCGCGCGTGCGCGGTATCGTGCGCTCCGCGATCCGGCACCTCCCCGCATTCCGCGCGGAGGACTTCGAGGGCGTGCGCCCATGGGCGGGCCACCGGCCGTGCACGCCCGACGGACTTCCCTACGTGGGGCGGCTCCCCGGCTTCGAGAACCTCACGCTGGCCACGGGGCACGCGATGATGGGGCTCTCGATGTCGCCCGTCACCGGTCTCCTCGTCTCCGAGATCCTCTCGGGCGCCACGCCGTCCCTTCCGGTCACGGCGCTCCGGCCGGAGCGGTACGCGTCGCGCTCCGCTCCTTCCGGCTCCGGAACCATCCGTCGACCGAATACCGTCCCGCTCCCATCAGGAGGATCGGGAGGAACGCCGTGA
- a CDS encoding DoxX family protein, with the protein MTNGSDRLTSISLLLLRVGAGGLLLYGHGIAKLLGYAERAPGFADPIGLGPELGFALVVFAEVLCAALVALGFLTRLATVPILGFMLVAALIHHAADPWPKRELPLLFFTAFLPILLMGAGRYSVDGWFRSRKERSATRTAPAGAP; encoded by the coding sequence ATGACGAACGGATCGGACCGTCTCACCTCGATCAGCCTCCTTCTGCTCCGCGTCGGAGCGGGGGGACTTCTCCTCTACGGTCACGGCATCGCAAAGCTCCTTGGCTACGCCGAGCGCGCGCCCGGGTTCGCGGATCCGATCGGACTCGGTCCGGAGCTGGGATTCGCGCTCGTGGTGTTCGCGGAGGTGCTCTGCGCCGCGCTCGTCGCCCTGGGATTCCTGACGAGGCTCGCGACGGTTCCGATCCTCGGCTTCATGCTCGTCGCCGCGCTGATCCATCATGCCGCCGATCCGTGGCCGAAGCGCGAGCTGCCGCTCCTCTTCTTCACGGCGTTCCTCCCGATCCTCCTGATGGGAGCGGGACGGTATTCGGTCGACGGATGGTTCCGGAGCCGGAAGGAGCGGAGCGCGACGCGTACCGCTCCGGCCGGAGCGCCGTGA
- a CDS encoding aminotransferase class V-fold PLP-dependent enzyme, with product MTFGRSMLGHWLLDPSITYLNHGTVGCTPRRVLEAQQSIREEIERQPSRFLLRELNGLGTGVPAHERSRLRAAAREVAAFVRARPEDVALVDNATTGANAILQSIDLEAGDEIVVTGMGYGGVVRAAAYHARRRGARLRVAEIPYPDVTPERVLDVVDRAIGPKCRLVVVDHVSSLTALVFPVREIAERCRRKGVPILVDGAHAPGAIDVDVPSLRVDYYTGNLHKWAFAPRPCGLLWASPERQAALHPPVISWGLDEGFLVEFDWMSTRDPSAMLAAPEGIRMMRDLGVEAMRGHNHALARDAARLLASAWGTDHRVPEEMMGTMCVVPLPASFGSTADDATRIRDRLLFEERIEVQLHDLGGRLWARVSAQVYNEIADVERLAEAVRVRSR from the coding sequence GTGACCTTCGGCAGGTCCATGCTCGGGCACTGGCTTCTGGATCCGAGCATAACGTATCTCAATCACGGCACCGTTGGATGTACGCCTCGGCGCGTGCTCGAGGCGCAGCAGTCGATCCGCGAGGAGATCGAGCGCCAGCCCTCCCGGTTCCTCCTCCGCGAGCTGAACGGCCTGGGCACGGGAGTTCCCGCGCACGAGCGGTCGCGCCTTCGCGCGGCGGCGCGGGAGGTCGCGGCATTCGTGCGCGCGCGCCCGGAGGACGTCGCCCTCGTCGACAACGCCACCACGGGGGCCAACGCGATCCTCCAGTCGATCGATCTCGAGGCGGGCGACGAGATCGTCGTGACCGGCATGGGGTACGGGGGCGTCGTGCGCGCGGCCGCCTATCACGCGAGGCGCCGCGGCGCGCGGCTCCGCGTGGCGGAGATCCCGTATCCGGACGTCACGCCGGAGCGGGTCCTCGACGTGGTGGACCGTGCGATCGGCCCGAAGTGCCGGCTCGTGGTCGTGGATCACGTCTCGTCGCTCACCGCCCTCGTCTTTCCCGTGCGCGAGATCGCGGAGCGCTGCCGGAGGAAAGGGGTGCCGATCCTGGTGGACGGCGCCCACGCGCCAGGCGCGATCGACGTCGACGTTCCCTCGCTGCGGGTGGACTACTACACGGGGAATCTCCACAAGTGGGCGTTCGCGCCGCGGCCCTGCGGCCTGCTCTGGGCATCGCCCGAGCGGCAGGCGGCGCTCCACCCGCCCGTGATCTCGTGGGGGCTCGACGAGGGATTCCTCGTCGAGTTCGACTGGATGAGCACGCGCGACCCCTCCGCGATGCTCGCGGCGCCGGAAGGGATCCGCATGATGCGCGACCTGGGGGTCGAGGCGATGCGTGGTCACAACCACGCGCTCGCGCGGGACGCGGCGCGGCTCCTCGCGTCCGCGTGGGGCACGGATCACCGCGTTCCGGAGGAGATGATGGGCACGATGTGCGTCGTTCCGCTCCCCGCGTCGTTCGGTTCCACGGCGGACGACGCGACGCGGATCCGCGACCGGCTGCTCTTCGAGGAGCGGATCGAGGTCCAGCTCCACGACCTCGGGGGCCGCCTCTGGGCGAGGGTCTCCGCGCAGGTCTACAACGAGATCGCGGACGTGGAGCGGCTGGCGGAGGCGGTTCGGGTCAGATCGCGCTGA
- a CDS encoding response regulator produces the protein MTIPSVTAEPKHPGRERTLSGIRVILVDDEADGRSLLAEILGMHGAEVRTCESADEARAALLAERPHLIISDIGMPRESGLDLMRSIRAMEGVKAVPAIALTGYDQDSLRVEALSAGYDRHVAKPVDPLELVLLARTLLASRRAFPTDGSISAI, from the coding sequence ATGACCATCCCTTCCGTGACCGCGGAACCGAAACACCCGGGCAGAGAACGAACCCTCTCCGGCATTCGTGTGATCCTCGTGGACGACGAGGCGGACGGCCGGTCGCTCCTGGCCGAGATCCTGGGGATGCACGGAGCGGAGGTGCGGACGTGCGAATCGGCCGACGAGGCGCGCGCCGCGCTCCTCGCCGAGCGGCCCCACCTCATCATCTCCGACATCGGAATGCCGCGTGAGTCCGGACTGGACCTCATGCGGAGCATCCGCGCGATGGAGGGCGTCAAGGCCGTGCCGGCCATCGCCCTCACCGGATACGATCAGGACTCGCTGCGCGTGGAGGCCCTCTCCGCGGGATACGACCGGCACGTGGCGAAGCCCGTGGATCCCCTGGAGCTCGTGCTTCTCGCCAGGACCCTGCTCGCGAGCCGGCGCGCGTTTCCGACGGACGGATCGATCAGCGCGATCTGA
- a CDS encoding C2H2-type zinc finger protein, which translates to MEQFRCPVCQTEFSTNEQLDRHMSQHDQQSRDTRPRASSEEERRRDEEREGGRRAGPRSPADLSCPRCGTEFSTREELDRHGRAQHLAGGAT; encoded by the coding sequence ATGGAACAGTTCCGTTGCCCCGTCTGCCAGACAGAGTTCTCGACGAACGAGCAGCTCGACCGCCACATGAGCCAGCACGACCAGCAGAGCCGCGACACGCGCCCCCGGGCGTCCTCCGAGGAGGAGCGGCGCCGGGACGAGGAGCGGGAAGGCGGGCGGCGTGCCGGTCCGCGCTCCCCCGCGGATCTGTCGTGCCCCCGGTGTGGCACCGAGTTCTCCACTCGCGAGGAGCTGGACCGGCACGGCCGCGCCCAGCACCTGGCGGGCGGAGCCACGTGA
- a CDS encoding Ku protein: MARAFWKGSLSFGLVEIPVSLRPAMEPDELHFTLLDRKDFSPVGYRRYNKSTGREVEWDQIVRGYEYEPDEYVVLTDEEIRGANVKASGTIEIMEFVEAAQIDPALFEAPYFVEPVKKASKSYALLLQALQETGKVGIARVVLRTRQRLAALVPRGPVLALILLRYAHELRKPGDLDLPATDGKKGSVSEREVKLAERLIDEMTSKRWDPSRYKDEYRDEVLDLVRQKVKSGKTHTILEPEKGTETRRARSDVVDLMPLLKKSLEAHGARGEEDAQDDRAKRAPRRASAKPARAGAKRARSTPPKSRGRKGGGRRSA, from the coding sequence ATGGCGCGCGCGTTCTGGAAGGGGAGCCTGAGCTTCGGACTGGTCGAGATCCCGGTGAGCTTGCGGCCCGCGATGGAGCCCGACGAGCTTCACTTCACGCTTCTCGACCGGAAGGATTTCTCGCCGGTCGGTTACCGACGCTACAACAAGAGCACGGGCCGCGAGGTCGAGTGGGACCAGATCGTACGAGGCTACGAGTACGAGCCCGACGAGTACGTGGTGCTCACGGACGAGGAGATCCGGGGCGCGAACGTCAAGGCGAGCGGCACGATCGAGATCATGGAGTTCGTGGAGGCGGCGCAGATCGATCCGGCCCTCTTCGAGGCGCCCTACTTCGTGGAGCCGGTCAAGAAGGCGAGCAAGAGCTACGCGCTCCTGCTCCAGGCGCTTCAAGAAACCGGCAAGGTAGGCATCGCGCGCGTGGTGCTCCGGACGAGGCAGCGGCTGGCCGCGCTCGTCCCGCGCGGACCGGTGCTCGCGCTGATCCTGCTGCGCTACGCCCACGAGCTGCGAAAGCCCGGCGACCTGGATCTTCCCGCGACCGACGGGAAGAAGGGTTCCGTATCCGAGCGCGAGGTGAAGCTCGCGGAGCGGCTCATCGACGAGATGACGTCGAAGCGCTGGGACCCTTCCCGCTACAAGGACGAGTATCGGGATGAAGTGCTCGATCTCGTCCGCCAGAAGGTGAAGTCGGGGAAGACCCACACCATCCTGGAACCGGAGAAGGGAACGGAGACGCGGCGGGCGCGGTCGGACGTGGTGGATCTCATGCCGCTTCTCAAGAAGAGCCTCGAGGCGCACGGCGCGCGCGGTGAGGAGGATGCCCAGGACGACCGCGCGAAGCGCGCGCCGCGCCGTGCCTCGGCGAAGCCCGCGCGGGCGGGTGCGAAGCGTGCCCGCTCCACTCCCCCGAAGAGCCGCGGCCGCAAGGGCGGCGGCCGGAGATCGGCGTAG
- the ligD gene encoding DNA ligase D translates to MPALKEYRRKRDFTRTPEPRGARHVPARARGRAAATGKDLRFVVQKHAASRLHYDFRLELDGVLKSWAVPKGPSLVPGDKRLAVEVEDHPLEYGDFEGTIPKGEYGGGSVLLWDHGSWVPKGDPREGLRKGRLGFELGGEKLHGAWILVRMKLEDGEKPTWLLMKERDRYARPDSSKSIVDSRPESVVTGRRIEEIGRSGSKEREWSSSRPSARRARTSLLAGVAASPGRATGAPKRVSTRPAPAPQLATLVRAAPEGDGWLHEIKYDGYRALAVVEGGHATLLTRSGQDWTERFQEVAGDVAALPVKNAILDGEIVVVEEDGRTSFQALQNSMRRDRGADLVYYVFDFLERDGRDLRRLPLEERKEALRDLLAESDPSNGRVRYSDHVIGQGPRFHREACRKRLEGIVSKRRDAPYRPGRSDAWLKVKCSDRQEFVIGGFTEPQGSRAGLGALLLGVHEKDGLRYCGRVGTGFTQELARELRKRLEGMSVDRAPFRDPPRGRGLHWVRPELVAEVSFTGFTDDGKVRHPSFRGLREDKPAREAFRDRPRVPPKPTRKGPPKRDPGRRAPVKEPPAEDPPKPPVREPPDEVREASYLGVRVTHPGRVIDPESETTKGDLAAYMATVAVRMFPHVEGRPLMLLRCPDGRHRECFFQKHPSTPLAPTLATVTVTESKGKRPYLSVRTPAGLVSLVQMGALEVHVWGSRADREERPDRVVFDLDPGPSVPWHETVRTAHSIRDRLEELGLTSYAKTTGGKGLHVVVPIRRGPDWKTVADFSGAIASEIVRGDPDRFTTQLAKDRRRGRILIDTLRNRRGATWVAPYSPRAREGVTVSTPVAWSELTPRLAPERMTVATVPKRLARADPWAEMERVTQTITASVLRAILPRTATHRV, encoded by the coding sequence GTGCCGGCGCTGAAGGAGTATCGCCGGAAGCGAGACTTCACGCGCACGCCGGAGCCGCGCGGCGCGCGCCACGTGCCGGCCCGCGCCCGAGGCCGGGCCGCGGCCACGGGCAAGGATCTCCGGTTCGTGGTGCAGAAGCACGCCGCCTCGCGGCTCCACTACGACTTCCGGCTCGAGCTGGATGGAGTCCTGAAGAGCTGGGCCGTTCCGAAAGGGCCGAGCCTCGTGCCCGGAGACAAGCGCCTGGCCGTCGAGGTCGAGGATCACCCCCTCGAGTACGGGGACTTCGAGGGGACGATTCCGAAGGGAGAGTACGGCGGCGGGTCCGTCCTTCTCTGGGATCACGGCTCGTGGGTTCCCAAGGGGGATCCGCGCGAGGGACTCCGGAAGGGACGGCTCGGCTTCGAGCTCGGCGGTGAGAAGCTGCACGGCGCATGGATCCTCGTCCGCATGAAGCTCGAGGACGGCGAGAAGCCGACGTGGCTCCTCATGAAGGAGCGCGACCGATACGCCCGGCCGGATTCCTCGAAGAGCATCGTCGACTCCCGGCCGGAGAGCGTCGTGACCGGGAGGAGGATCGAGGAGATTGGCCGTTCGGGGTCCAAGGAGCGCGAGTGGTCTTCCAGCCGACCCTCCGCGCGCCGTGCGCGAACGAGCCTCCTTGCCGGCGTGGCGGCTTCTCCGGGCAGGGCCACGGGTGCGCCCAAGCGCGTCTCCACCAGGCCTGCGCCCGCTCCACAGCTCGCCACGCTCGTCCGCGCGGCTCCCGAAGGGGACGGCTGGCTGCACGAGATCAAGTACGACGGATATCGCGCGCTCGCGGTCGTGGAAGGGGGGCACGCGACACTCCTGACACGGTCGGGCCAGGACTGGACCGAGCGATTCCAGGAGGTCGCCGGGGACGTCGCAGCGCTTCCCGTGAAGAACGCGATTCTCGACGGCGAGATCGTCGTGGTGGAGGAAGACGGGCGCACGAGCTTCCAGGCGCTCCAGAACTCCATGCGCCGCGACCGGGGCGCGGACCTGGTCTACTACGTGTTCGACTTCCTGGAGCGCGACGGACGTGACCTCCGGCGCCTTCCGCTCGAGGAGCGAAAGGAAGCGCTCCGAGACCTCCTCGCGGAATCGGATCCCTCGAACGGACGCGTCCGCTACAGCGATCACGTCATCGGTCAAGGGCCTCGGTTTCATCGGGAAGCTTGCCGGAAGAGACTCGAGGGGATCGTCTCGAAGCGGCGGGATGCCCCGTATCGTCCCGGACGCTCGGACGCATGGCTCAAGGTGAAGTGCTCCGACCGGCAGGAGTTCGTGATCGGCGGCTTCACCGAGCCGCAGGGCTCGCGGGCGGGTCTGGGAGCGCTCCTCCTCGGCGTTCACGAGAAGGACGGGCTCCGGTACTGCGGGCGCGTCGGCACGGGGTTCACCCAAGAACTCGCGCGCGAGCTGCGGAAGCGGCTCGAGGGAATGAGCGTGGATCGCGCTCCGTTCCGCGATCCGCCGAGAGGAAGGGGGCTGCACTGGGTCCGTCCCGAGCTCGTCGCCGAGGTCTCGTTCACCGGCTTCACGGACGACGGCAAGGTCCGGCACCCGTCCTTCCGCGGACTTCGGGAGGACAAGCCGGCCCGCGAGGCGTTCCGCGATCGACCGAGGGTCCCACCGAAGCCGACGCGGAAGGGCCCCCCGAAGCGGGATCCGGGGCGGAGGGCGCCCGTGAAGGAGCCGCCGGCCGAGGACCCGCCGAAGCCCCCCGTGCGGGAGCCGCCCGACGAAGTGCGGGAGGCGTCGTATCTCGGCGTGCGGGTGACGCATCCCGGTCGCGTGATCGATCCCGAGAGCGAAACGACGAAAGGTGATCTCGCCGCGTACATGGCCACGGTCGCGGTCCGCATGTTCCCCCACGTCGAGGGCCGACCGCTCATGCTCCTCCGGTGCCCCGACGGGAGGCACCGCGAGTGCTTCTTCCAGAAGCACCCCAGCACGCCCCTCGCGCCGACCCTCGCGACGGTGACCGTCACCGAGTCGAAGGGGAAACGTCCCTATCTGAGCGTCCGCACGCCGGCAGGGCTCGTGTCGCTCGTACAGATGGGAGCGCTCGAGGTCCATGTCTGGGGATCCCGCGCCGATCGGGAGGAGCGGCCCGACCGCGTGGTCTTCGACCTGGATCCGGGCCCTTCCGTTCCGTGGCACGAGACGGTGCGGACGGCGCACTCGATCCGGGACCGGCTCGAGGAGCTTGGGCTCACGAGCTACGCCAAGACCACGGGCGGAAAGGGGCTCCACGTGGTGGTGCCGATTCGCCGCGGCCCGGACTGGAAGACGGTCGCGGACTTCTCCGGGGCGATCGCGTCGGAGATCGTGCGCGGCGACCCGGACCGCTTCACCACCCAGCTCGCGAAGGACCGGCGTCGCGGGCGCATTCTGATCGACACCCTGCGGAACCGCAGGGGCGCGACGTGGGTGGCGCCCTACTCGCCACGCGCCCGGGAGGGGGTGACCGTCTCCACACCCGTGGCGTGGTCCGAGCTCACGCCCCGCCTCGCGCCCGAGCGCATGACCGTGGCCACCGTACCCAAACGTCTGGCCCGAGCGGATCCATGGGCCGAAATGGAACGCGTCACGCAGACGATCACCGCATCCGTCCTCCGCGCCATCCTTCCCAGGACCGCCACTCACCGCGTGTAA
- a CDS encoding lmo0937 family membrane protein — protein sequence MLWTITVLLFLMWLVGMVSNYTLGGFIHLLLLLAIVTMLIRIIQGRRPV from the coding sequence ATGCTTTGGACCATCACGGTTTTGCTGTTCCTGATGTGGCTTGTGGGAATGGTCTCCAACTACACACTCGGTGGGTTCATCCACCTTCTGCTGTTGCTCGCCATCGTGACGATGCTCATTCGCATCATCCAGGGCAGGCGACCGGTGTGA
- a CDS encoding ferritin-like domain-containing protein, producing the protein MQMDSFDKLYVDQLRDMYNAEKQLTKALPKMAKAASNRELRAALEEHLEVTKRQVERLEEIFRGLGRPATGKTCKGMGGLIEEGQEILEEDFEPDVLDAGIIAAAQKVEHYEIASYGTLRTFAETKGDTKSARILQEILEEEKEADRRLTDIAESTINAEAETAGSETGDKEGEKRGSPRTGTRQTGAESERRREGDGPWL; encoded by the coding sequence ATGCAGATGGATTCGTTCGACAAGCTGTACGTGGATCAGCTCCGGGACATGTACAACGCCGAGAAGCAGCTCACGAAAGCCCTGCCGAAGATGGCCAAGGCGGCCTCGAACCGTGAGCTTCGAGCGGCGCTCGAGGAGCACCTCGAGGTCACGAAGCGCCAGGTCGAGCGGCTCGAGGAGATCTTCCGCGGCCTCGGGCGTCCGGCCACGGGCAAGACGTGCAAGGGCATGGGCGGACTCATCGAGGAAGGTCAGGAGATCCTCGAGGAGGACTTCGAGCCTGACGTCCTCGACGCAGGCATCATCGCGGCGGCTCAGAAGGTCGAGCATTACGAGATCGCCTCGTATGGAACCCTCCGCACGTTCGCGGAGACGAAGGGAGACACCAAGTCCGCCCGGATCCTCCAGGAGATCCTCGAGGAGGAGAAGGAAGCGGATCGCCGGCTGACCGACATCGCGGAATCGACCATCAACGCGGAGGCCGAGACCGCGGGGAGCGAGACCGGGGACAAGGAAGGTGAGAAGCGCGGTTCCCCGCGAACCGGAACACGGCAAACGGGCGCCGAATCCGAGCGACGGCGGGAGGGGGACGGCCCGTGGCTCTGA
- a CDS encoding YtxH domain-containing protein, with protein MHELQNLDIHGTGRKVKPNFLVGALVGAGLALLLAPAAGRDTRQRLGSTAKKLGGNARNVFGRTRESIRGIKDDARSAMERGREEYRRSREARGTSGAWSPTS; from the coding sequence ATGCATGAACTCCAGAACCTCGACATCCATGGAACCGGCAGGAAGGTGAAACCGAACTTCTTGGTTGGAGCACTCGTCGGTGCCGGCCTGGCGCTCCTCCTCGCGCCGGCCGCGGGAAGGGATACCCGGCAGCGCCTCGGCAGCACGGCGAAGAAGCTGGGCGGGAATGCCCGGAACGTGTTCGGACGCACGCGTGAGTCGATCCGCGGCATCAAGGACGACGCGCGGAGCGCCATGGAGCGTGGACGTGAGGAGTACCGGCGGTCCCGTGAAGCGCGAGGGACGTCCGGAGCTTGGTCTCCTACGAGCTGA
- a CDS encoding HAMP domain-containing sensor histidine kinase: MVRPSDSSDISFAALGGAPLLRQADERLLVAYFMGVSRLFQEISHDMRGPLHSMTLHLELLRLSLDEPGSPESKAKQERYLGSIGAEIQRLARMIEALWGHSGTPEHSVERFDLRDTVRALSEVLDPHCRRSQVRLRVRLPDVPIEVSGSPGAIRHAALDLVSHALSAMPDGGDLEILLERREGDILLRVADLDGTPGAGPARDGSARPPGTFPEPETAEPVIPQIARLVIEAHGGSLRVISNANRPPRFELTLPLPSSPTQPNPE, from the coding sequence ATGGTCCGTCCGTCCGACTCCAGCGACATCTCCTTCGCCGCACTGGGAGGCGCTCCTCTCCTTCGCCAGGCGGACGAGCGCCTGCTCGTGGCGTACTTCATGGGAGTGTCGCGACTCTTCCAGGAGATCTCCCATGACATGCGGGGACCCCTTCACTCGATGACGCTTCACCTGGAGCTGCTCCGGCTCTCACTGGACGAGCCCGGCAGCCCCGAGTCGAAGGCGAAGCAGGAGCGCTACCTGGGATCGATCGGGGCGGAGATCCAGCGGCTGGCACGCATGATCGAAGCGCTCTGGGGGCACTCGGGAACCCCGGAGCACTCCGTCGAGCGCTTCGATCTACGGGACACGGTGCGCGCGCTCTCCGAAGTGCTCGACCCTCATTGCCGGCGCTCGCAGGTCCGTCTCCGCGTGCGTCTCCCCGATGTCCCGATCGAGGTCTCGGGCAGTCCGGGCGCGATCCGGCACGCCGCGCTCGACCTCGTCTCCCATGCGCTGAGCGCGATGCCGGATGGAGGAGATCTGGAGATCCTGCTCGAGCGGCGGGAGGGAGACATTCTCTTGAGGGTCGCCGACCTCGACGGAACCCCGGGTGCGGGTCCCGCGCGCGACGGGAGCGCCCGCCCGCCGGGGACCTTCCCGGAGCCGGAGACGGCAGAGCCGGTCATCCCGCAGATCGCCCGCCTCGTGATCGAGGCGCACGGCGGCAGCCTGAGGGTGATCTCGAACGCGAATCGCCCGCCGCGCTTCGAGCTCACGCTTCCGCTGCCGTCTTCACCCACTCAACCGAATCCGGAGTAA